The nucleotide sequence TCGCGTTCCGCTTCTCCCGCGGCGACTTTGTCGGCCACCGTGCCGCCGGCCCAGTCGAAATGCTCGGGGAAGGACACCAGGCGGGCGCCGTCCTCTTCAATGGCGCGGCGCGCGAGGCGGCGCGCGGTCTCGATGTTTCGCGGCTTGTCGGCCACGGAATTCATCTGGATGATGCTGGCTTTCACATGTCCTCCTGGACGGCGTCCGTGGATTCGTCTTCCCATGCCCAGGCGGGGTCGGAAGCCTGGCAATACAGCTTGGCGGCCTGGCGGGCCAGGGCGGCCACGCCACGCGGCAGGTCGGAATGTTCGCGGTCGGCAAACACCGCCACGTAATTGACAGCGACGAAAGGCTTGACCACCGGCAGCTCGACCAGGGCGCCCCGATCGATCTCCTGCCGTACCACCGCCCGCGGGACCGCGCATATGCCGATGCCGGACGCCGCCATCTGCACGTTGGTGGGCACCGCCGCCGAAGCGTGGATCACTACCGTCTGCTGCGCCTCGTCGGCGAAGTAACTGTCCAGCCGGGCCTGCGACGGCGTGCCGTGGGGATAGCCGATCACCGGATAGCGGGCCAGGTCTTGCGGAGATAGCGGACGGTCCAGCGGAATACCCAGCGATGGGCTGGCCACGAAACACATCGAGAAGCTCAGCAAGGGCACGATCACCACCCCAGCCTCGGCAGGTGGCGTGATCGACACCAGCACGATGTCCCGCCGGCCGGCGTCCAGCTCGGCGAGCAGCAGCTCCGAAAGCTGCGTCGTCACGCTCAGGGAGATATGCGGATACTCCTCGCGGATGGTCTTGACCAGGGGCGGGAAGAGGGTGGGGATAAGGGTGCTGACCGCACCGACCCGCACTTGGCCGCGCATTTCCGCCGGGTCCAGCATCATGCGGCGCAGCTTCTGGTAGTCGTCGATGATGATCTGCGCCTGGTCGATGAAGCGTCGTCCTTCGGCCGTCGGCTCGAAGCCCAGTTCGGAGCGCACGAAGAGCCGCACGCCCAGGTCCGACTCGATGGAAGCGATGCGGTTGGATATCGCCGTGTGCGTGATGCACAGCTTTTCCGCGGTGGCCTTGATGCTGCGCAGCCTGGCCAGCCACAGCACGGTTTCCAGAAAGCGGATGTTCATGGCATTTCTCGATCGTTGGTGATTCGTCGATCATGCCCCGAATCGGATCGCGCGCCATTGGTGACTACCCCGCGCCCGGCCCGGCTCACAGCGCCAGGGCCGCGGAGGTTTCGGCCATGCGCGGTTCGTCGCCTTCCAGCGTCGTGCGGTGCATGGTGCGGACATAGCGCGTGTCGTCGAATCCCGTCGCGCAGTGCTGGGTGCAGCGGTTGTCCCAAAGAATCGCGTCGCCCGGCAGCCACTGCTGGCGAAACAGGAAGCGCGGCTGCCGGGCGAATTCCTGCAGATAGCGCACGAGCGCGCGCCCTTCGTCCTTGGGCAGGCCTTCGATGTCGCAGGCCCAGCGGCCGATATAGAGCGAGGTGCGGCCGGTTACCGGATGCCGGCGCGCCAGCGGATGGCAGACATCCGGACGCTCGCGTTTCTGCTCTTCCGTCAGCGGGTCCATCAGCGGGTAGTAGACGTGATGCAGGTCGATCCGGCTGTAGCGCGCCCGCCGTCCGGCCATGGCCTGCTTGATCTTGTCCGGCAGCGCTTCGTAGGCCGCGTACATATCGGCGAACAGCGTGTCGCCGCGTTCGGGCGGCACGCTTTTGGCGTAGAGGAAGGATCCGGCGTTGGGGATGCGCTTGTCCTCGCCATCCGTGTGGAAGCCTTCGCCGGCACGCTTCAAGCCTGCGTCGCCCGCGCCTTGTTCCTGCGCGATCGGCCGGCTCGGGTCGTCCTTGCTGGCATTGGAGACGACGAAGATCTCGGGATGGCCGGCAAGGTTGAATTTCAGCGGCGTCATGATGTGCAGCGGGCCGAAGCGCCGGCTGAACGCCACATGCTGTTCCGGGCTCATGTCCAGGCCGCGAAACCGCAAGATGCTATGTGCCGCCCAGGCGGATTCGATCACCCGAAAGTCGTCGTCCGATACTTGCAGGTCCGGCGGCGCGCCGACGATATCGGCGCCGAAGTTCCGCGCGAATGGTTTGACGACGATAGCCATGGCAGTTTGCTCCCGTTTTCAAAATGACCTTGCCCGCGTCGACCCGTCGGATCCGGTTGCGTCACGCCGCGGTCAAGGTGGATGCAGTATCTGGTCTGGCGTGGCAGGGCGTCGAACGCTTTTTTCTTGCAGGCCGGCCAAGGTTTTGTTGCGGGGGGCCTTGCCGGCTGGCTTGCCCCTACAAGGGCAGCGGGCCGGCAATGAACGACCTGATCGGGGCGGAAACCGCGGCATTCGTCGCCGGCGAAAACAGCAAATGGGCCAAGGTGATCGCGGAGGGCGACATACACCTTCAATGACGGCGCGCAGGTCCTCCATCCGGAAATCGGCGGGCTGCTCCACCGACCTTCTCGATCGCACGTCCGCAAGGGAAAGCCCAGGGCCCCGACCGTGACACTTTCATCCTGGCCGGCCGATGTGCCGGCAAGGATTTCCGCATACTGGGCCCTTCTTCGGAAACAGCGTGGTGGTCATGAGTCTTGCCGTCCTGGGCAGCCGCGCGCTGGCGGGCCTGCGGGCGGTGCCGGTGCGGGTGGAAACCCATCTCGCCCCGGGCCTGCCGTCGTTCACCGTGGTGGGCTTGGCCGACGCGGCCGTGCGCGAAAGCCGGGAACGCGTGCGGGCCGCCATCCAGAACAGCGGCTTCGAATTTCCCGCCGGGCGGCTGACCGTCAGCCTGTCGCCCGCGGATCTGCGCAAGGAATCGGCGCGCTTCGACCTGCCCATCGCCGTGGGCGTGCTGCTGGCCTCCGGCCAGATCCCCATGCCGGAACTGCTGGGCCGGGCGGACACGTCCTGCCTTTCCGCCATGGTGCTGGCCGGCGAGCTCTCGCTGACCGGTGTCCTGGTGCCCATCGCCGCGCCCCTGGCCATCGCCCTGGGCGTGGCGGCCGATCATGCGGATGCCACGCTCGTCCTGCCCGCGGCCAGCGCGGCGCAAGCGGCGCATGTTCCCGGCTTGCAGGTGTTGTCCGCAGCCACCCTGGGCGATGTCGTGGCGCATCTTAGCGGCGAAGCCGCCATGCCGCGCGCCGTGCCCGCGCCGTGGCCGGAGGCGGCCGACGGGCCCTGCCTGTCCGATGTGCGCGGGCAGGGCGGGGCCCGCCGCGCGCTGGAGCTGGCGGCGGCCGGCGGCCACAGCCTGCTGATGGTGGGGCCGCCGGGCGCGGGCAAGAGCATGCTCGCGCATCGCCTGCCGGGGCTGTTGCCCCGGCTGTCGCTCGTCCAGGCGCTGGAGGTGTCCGCCATCGCCGGCCTGGCGGGTGGCGATGCAACCTTCAGTCTCCGGCCCCCGTTCCGGGCGCCACATCATTGCGCCACCGCGGCCGCCCTGGTGGGCGGCGGCACGCGTCCGCGGCCGGGTGAAATCAGCCTGGCGCATCACGGCGTATTGTTCCTGGACGAATTGCCGGAGTTCGATCGCCGCGCGCTGGAGGCCTTGCGCGAACCCCTGGAAAGCGGCAGCGTGGAGATCGCCCGCGCCGCCCATACCTTGCAGTATCCGGCGCGTTTCCAGTTGATCGCCGCCATGAATCCCTGTCCCTGCGGATGGCGCGGGCATCCTCGCATCGCCTGTCGCTGCACGCCTGAACAGGCCCAGCGCTACCGCGCCAGGTTGTCCGGTCCCTTGCTGGATCGCATCGATCTTCAGATAGAGTTGCCGCCGCCCGAGCCCGATTGGATGGACGGCCCCCCGGGCGAGGCATCGGCCGCCGTGCGCGATCGTGTCCTAGACTGCCGCGCGCGCCAGCAGGCACGCCAGGGCAAGGTGAACGCGCGGCTCGACCCGCGCGAATTGACGCTACATTGTCCCCTCGCGGATGACGCGCGGGTCTTGTTGCGCCAGGCGATGGCCAGCCTGAACGCGTCCGGACGCGCCGCGCATCGCGTGCTAAGGGTGGCCCGCACGGCCGCGGACCTGGAAGGCGAGCCCGTCGTCGGCGCGCGCCACATCGCGGAAGGGGTGCAGCTGCGGCAACCCGGATAAAGCCGCTGGGTAATCGGCGGGGGCCCGCGCGCCGTCCGGCCAGACGTCGGGCCTGCAAGGAGAGATATCGATGGACAGCAGAAACCGCATCCGTATAGCCGCGTTGGCCATTGCGCTGGCAGCGATGCTGGGCGGCTGCGCCGCCCCCAGCGCCGAACGCGTCAACGGCGACGCATGGAAATACGGCTTCAGCTACGCGGGGCCCATGTACCCCGATACCGGGCAGTGATGCGCATGCCCGCCCCTCGGCTTGGGGCGGGCGCGGCGCGCACGCGGACTTGGTGGCCGCTCGCCATGGTGCCCGGCTGGGCGCGATGGCGAGGGAAGCCGCCCGCGGCGTCAGAACGCGTCCGGCAGGCCCATCGCCGGGTCGCTGACGGAATGCCGGCCGGTTTCGACGCGACCGGCCAGGCGGCGCACGAAGCTTGCGTCCGAATCCGCGGTTACCCGCAGGTCATACCAGTTGCCGCTGTCGCGCAGCGATAGCGTCATCTGCGCTTTGTGGCCCGGCCGCACCGTGGCCGTCCAGGATCCGTCGCGCCGGGCGTCGAAGTCGCCGCCACGTGCCCGCAGGTCGCCGTAGGCGCGGTTGGATTTCACCGTGCATTCGACCGGGCTGTCGCCCTGGTTGCGCACGATCAGCCGTACGTTGCCGCTTCTGCCGTCGGTCTCGAACCCGACTTCCGGCGCCGGCGCCCGGCGGCCGTTCAGCGCGTCCAGGTCGCCCGCGAAGTGGCGATGGAAGCCGTTCGGGCCGAGCACCCACAGGTCGTATTTGCCGCCATCGTCGGCGCCGGCGGCCCAGTTGCCTTGCAGCGAGCGCCGCGGCTCGACCGCATAGCGCCGCGGCACGCGGTCCAGGTGCAGTTTGTCGTACACATGGAATACCGCCCCGGCGTCGCCCGAATTGCGGAATTTCAGCTCCACCGTGCCGCGGCCTGGATGGGCGTCGATATCCACCGACAGCTCGTAGGGCAGCGCGCGCGACGGGCGTACGCCGGTGGCTTGCGCCGGCATGCTGGGCGTGGCGGGCGGCGCGATCTTGGGCGCGCTTTGCTGCGCGGCCGTCAGCGCGTCGACCTGGTCTTTGGTCGAACTGCCGTTCAGCGTGGGCAGCGGTTCATTGTTGGGATTGTCGAAGTTGAACGCGCTGGTCAGGTCGCCGCACACCGCGCGGCGGTAATCGCTGATCTGCGGCTCCTTCACGCCGAAGCGCTTTTCCAGGAACATCAGCGTGGAGGTGTGATCGAACACCTGGGAATTCACCCAGCCGCCCCGGCTCCAGGGCGAGACCACCCACAGCGGCACGCGGGGGCCGGGCCCGTAGGGGCGGCCGTCGCGCGCGGGTTGCTGCGCGGTGGCCGGCGTGTAGTCGTGGTATTCGACCGCCATTTCGTCATCGCGCAGCGTGGTGCCGCCGGCCAGGGTGCCATCGGGATTGCGCGAAGGGGCCGACGGTGGCGGCATGTGGTCGAAGAAGCCGTCGTTCTCGTCGTAGTTGACCAGCAGCACGGTCTTGCTCCAGACCTCGGGGTTGGACGTCAGGGCATCCAGCACCTCCTGTACATACCAGCCGCCCTTCACGGGGCTGGAGGGGCCGGGGTGCTCGCTGTATACCGACGGCGGGATAATCCACGACACGTCGGGCAGCTTGCCGGCCTGGATGTCGGCGCGGAAGGTTTCCAGGAAGCCCTGCGGCATGGTGTTGGCGAAGCCCTTGGCCAAGGGACTCAGCGCGTCATCGGTCAGCGGGTCGTACACGGGGCCGGCCAGGCTGGCGTCTTGCGTGATATCGGTCTTCGGGACGTACAGGGGGCGCCGCGAGGGCGGCATCTTCTCGATTTCCGCGCGCCAGTGGCGGAAGCTCATCATCTCGTTGCAGCCGTAGTTGTCGATCAGGCTTTGATAGACCTTCCAGCGGACCCCCGCCTTCTGCAGGCGGTCGGCGTAGGTGGTCCAGGTCCAGCCTTCGGTGGACGGACCGATGTCGTTGCCGCCGTTGTACTGGTTGTTCAGTACCGCCACGTTGACCGGCCCGCCCTCCGACGGGTCGCTGCCGTTCGGGCCATTGGTGCCGGTCCAGTAGAACAGCCGGTTGGCGATGGTGCCGGTGTGCATGCCGCAATGGTAGTGGTCGCACAGGGTGAAGGCATCGGCCAGCGCCCGCTGGAACGGGACTTCGGCATCTTCGTAATAGCCCATGGAAAGCGGGTTCTTGGCATCCGGCCAGCGGTTCATGCGGCCGTGGTCCCAGGCGGCCTGCGTGTCCGCCCAGCTGTGCGGCGTGCTGCCGGCACGCTGCGCGTTGCCCTGGTTCTCGTCCAGGTGATAGGGCGTGTAGGTGGTGGCGGGGGATGTCTTCGTATAGCTCTGGTAGAAAATGTTCTTGCCGCCGGGGGCCGGCACCGCGAACCGGTCGCCGTAGCCCCGCACCCCCTTGAAGGTGCCGAAGTAGCTGTCGAAGGAGCGGTTTTCCATCATCAGCAGCACGACGTGCTTCACGTCCTTGATCGTGCCGGTATCGTGGTGCGCCGGGATGGCCAGCGCGCGGCGGATACCGGGCGGGAACGTCGCCAGCGCGGCGGCCGACAGGCCGGAAGTGGCGACGCTGTGAAGGAATTGACGGCGGGAAGTCATCGTATGCGTGTCCTTGGCTTAGGGGGGCGTGGCCGCCTGGATCGGCGACGCGACAGAGGCTAGAGACGGCATATGACGGTTGCTTGGCGTGTCGTCGCGGGCGGCGCCGCGGCGCCGAAGAATGGACGGCAGGCGCAACTTTCGTAACCATCGTTGTCGGGGCATGCCGACCAAGGACTTTATGCCGACAGGGTGGCGTAGGCCCGGGACGTCGATGAGCGTTGGTAAAAGATGTTTCGGAACTTGCCCGCGCTACGGCGGCGGCCCGGCGTTGCGGCGGCGCCACAATGGCGACCCCCGGGCAGAGCAGTGGCCGCCTGGGGCGTCAGGCTTGACGCTAGCTCTCGACGGCTCCCACGGGGACGGATGACAGGAGCGCCGCATCCGGACTGCCCAGTGCCGCGGTTCGACAAGGGCGCGGAAAATGCCATATAATCAAAGGCTTTCCGGCTTCAGCGCACGGCGGTTTGCAGCTTGCTGCTTCGTCGCCGTTGTGTGGAAAGCGCGGTTTGTAGTAGCAGTAGAAGTACCGAGTATCACCCCAGTAGCAACCCCAGTAGCAGACCACAAGTGGTCCGGGTGGCCCCAGGCCCTCGAAGCCTTGTGCGTGGCGTGGGCCGCGATGCCGTTTTCGGCGCGCGGCGTTCGCCGGCCAAGCACCTGCGCGACCATGATGTTAATCAACCTTCGTCCGGCAACGGACGACACTCCGAAAGGAAGCAAGGGACTATCATGCCCAAGATGAAGACCAAGAAAAGCGCGGCAAAGCGCTTTCAGGTTCGCGGCAGCGGATCGATCAAGCGGGGTCAGGCCTTCAAGCGCCACATCCTGACCAAGAAGACCACGAAGAACAAGCGCCAACTGCGCGGTTCGGCCGCGGTGCACGAGACGAATGTCGCCTCGGTCAAGGCCATGATGCCTTTCGCTTGATAGATTACGGAGATCCACTATGCCTCGCGTCAAACGCGGCGTTACCGCCCGCGCCCGTCACAAGAAAGTCCTGAATGCCGCCAAGGGTTATCGCGGCCGCCGCGGCAATGTATTCCGCATCGCCAAGCAGGCGGTCATGCGCGCCGGGCAATATGCCTATCGCGACCGCCGCAACAAGAAGCGTACCTTCCGCGCCCTGTGGATCACGCGTATCAATGCCGCGGTGCGTGAGCACGGCGTCACCTACAGCGTGTTCATCGCCGGCCTGAAGAAGGCGTCCATCGATCTGGACCGCAAGGTGCTGGCCGATCTGGCCGTGCGCGACAAGGCCGGCTTTGCCGCCATCGTCCAACAGGCCAAGGCTGCCCTGTCCGCCTGATCGTTGTTCGACGTACGCGCATTGCTGCAAACGGGGCTGTCATGGCCCTGTTTGCGTTTTTGACGGCTGCTTTCCGCGCCGCGTTTCCTAGGCTGATGCCATGACACTGTTGGTCGATGACCTGATCGCTCAGGCGAAAGAACGATTCGCCGCCGCGCCCGACGCCGCCGCGCTGGAAAACGCCAAAGCCCGCTTCCTTGGCAAGGAAGGCGCGCTGACCGTGCTGCTCAAGGGACTGGCGCAACTGGGGCCGGAAGAAAAGCGCGAAATGGGCGCGCGCGTGAATCGCGCCAAGCAGCAGATCGAAGAACTGCTGAACCTGCGCCGCGCCGAACTGGCGCAAGCCGAGCTGGACCAGCGCCTGGCGTCCGAAACCATCGACGTCACCCTGGATGGCCGTGGCCGCGGCGTGGGCGGCATCCATCCCGTGATCCGTACCTGGGAGCGTGTGGAAGCCATCTTCCGCTCCATCGGGTTCGATGTGGCCGACGGCCCCGAGATCGAAAACGACTGGACCAATTTCACCGCGCTCAACAACCCGGAAAACCATCCCGCGCGCTCCATGCAGGACACGTTCTACGTGGACATGAAAGACGCCCAGGGACTGCCGCTGTTGCTGCGCACGCATACCAGCCCGATGCAGGTTCGCTATGCGCGCATGAACAAGCCGCCCATCAAGGTGATCGCGCCGGGCCGGACCTACCGCGTCGACAGCGACGCCACGCATTCGCCCATGTTCCACCAGGTCGAGGGCCTGTGGATCGCCGAAGACGTGTCCTTCGCCGATCTCAAGGGCGTCTACACGGATTTCCTGCGCTGCTTCTTCGAAAGCGACGACCTGGTCGTGCGCTTCCGCCCGTCTTTCTTCCCGTTCACGGAACCGTCGGCGGAAATCGACATGATGTTTACCAGCGGCCCCAATCGCGGGCGCTGGCTGGAGATCTCGGGCGCCGGACAGGTACACCCGGTGGTCGTGCGCAACTTCGGACTGGATCCGGAACGCTACATCGGCTTCGCCTTCGGCTCCGGCCTGGAGCGCCTGACCATGCTGCGCTACGGCGTCAACGACCTGCGCCAGTTCTACGAAGGCGACCTGCGCTTCCTGCGCCAGTTCAACGAATAACCTACGGCTGATCATGCAATTTCCCGAATCCTGGCTGCGCGCGCTGGTCGATCCCGCCATCGATACCGAAGAACTGGCGCATCGCCTGACCATGGCGGGTCTGGAAGTCGAAGACCTGCAAACCGCCGCGCCGCCGTTCTCCGGCGTGGTCGTGGCGCACATCGTCGAAATCGCGCCGCATCCCAACGCGGACAAGCTGCGCGTATGCCAGGTGGACGACGGCTCGGGCCAGCCCCTGCAGATCGTGTGCGGCGCGCCCAATGCGGCGGCGGGGCTGAAAGTGCCGCTGGCCCGCGTCGGCGCCGAGCTGCCCGGTGAGATCAAGATCGGCAAGGCCAAGATGCGCGGCGTCGAGTCCGCCGGCATGCTGTGTTCGGCCCGCGAGCTGGGGCTGTCGCAGGATCACGCCGGCCTGCTGGAGCTGCCCGCGGACAGCGCGCCCGGCACTTCGCTGCGCGACCTGCTGGACCTGGACGACACCCTCTTCACGCTGAAGCTGACGCCCAACCGGGCGGACTGCCTGTCCATCCTGGGTGTGGGCCGCGAAGTCGCCGCGCTGACCGGCGCGCCCTTGAGTGTGCCCGCCGTCGAGCCGGTGCGCCCGGCTTTCGATGACGTGCTTTCCGTCGACATCCAGGCGCCCGACCTGTGCGGCCGCTTTGCCGGCCGCATCATCCGTGGCGTGAACGCCCGTGCCGCCACCCCGCAGTGGATGAAGACCCGCCTGGAGCGGGCGGGGCAGCGTTCGGTGTCGGCGCTGGTGGATATCTCCAACTACGTCATGCTCGAACTGGGCCGGCCGACCCACGTGTTCGACCTGGACAAGATTTCCGGCGGGCTGACCGTGCGCTGGGCCCGCGCCGGCGAGTCCCTGAAGCTGCTGAACGGCCAGGAGATCGCGCTGGACCAGGACGTCGGCGTGATCAGCGCGGGCGACACCGTGGAAAGCCTGGCGGGCATCATGGGCGGCGACGCCACCGCCGTGACGCTGGACACCCGCAACATCTACGTCGAGGCGGCCTTCTGGTGGCCCGAGGCCATCGCGGGCCGCGCGCGCCGCTACAAGTTCAGCTCCGAAGCCAGCCATCGCTTCGAGCGCGGCGTGGACTACGAGAACATTCCCGAGCATCTCGAGATCATCACGCGCCTGATCCTGGACATCTGCGGCGGCGAATGCGGTCCCATCCAGGACCAGACCGTCAACGTCCCGCGCCGGGAACCCGTCAGCATGCGCCTGTCGCGTTGCGACCGCGTGCTGGGCGTCAATATCCCCCGCGACGAGGTCGCGGGTATCTTCACGCGCCTGGGCCTGCGCCACCGCATCGAGGGCGACGTGGCGCTGGTCGAGCCGCCGTCCTACCGTTTCGATCTGGCCATCGAGGAAGACCTGATCGAAGAGATCGCGCGCATCCACGGTTTCGAAAGCATCCCCGACCAGCCGCCCATGGCGCTGGCCAAGATGCGCGTGCCGCCCGAGGCGCGGCGCAGTCCGCATGCCGTGCGCCGCCAGATGGCCGCGCTGGATTACCAGGAAGTGGTCAACTTCAGCTTCGTCGAGGCCGATTGGGAACGCGACTACGCGGGCAATGCCGATCCCATCAAGCTGCTGAACCCGATCGCCAGCCAGCTGGCCGTGATGCGTTCCAGCCTGCTGGGTGGACTGGTGGCCAACATCGTCCACAATGCGAACCGCAAGCAGTCCCGCGTGCGCGTCTTCGAGCTGGGCCGCGTGTTCTATCGCGATGCGTCGATCGCCGATGGCGAACTGGCCGTTGCGGGCGTGCGGCAGCCGCTGAA is from Bordetella bronchialis and encodes:
- the pheS gene encoding phenylalanine--tRNA ligase subunit alpha, whose translation is MTLLVDDLIAQAKERFAAAPDAAALENAKARFLGKEGALTVLLKGLAQLGPEEKREMGARVNRAKQQIEELLNLRRAELAQAELDQRLASETIDVTLDGRGRGVGGIHPVIRTWERVEAIFRSIGFDVADGPEIENDWTNFTALNNPENHPARSMQDTFYVDMKDAQGLPLLLRTHTSPMQVRYARMNKPPIKVIAPGRTYRVDSDATHSPMFHQVEGLWIAEDVSFADLKGVYTDFLRCFFESDDLVVRFRPSFFPFTEPSAEIDMMFTSGPNRGRWLEISGAGQVHPVVVRNFGLDPERYIGFAFGSGLERLTMLRYGVNDLRQFYEGDLRFLRQFNE
- a CDS encoding phosphocholine-specific phospholipase C, whose protein sequence is MTSRRQFLHSVATSGLSAAALATFPPGIRRALAIPAHHDTGTIKDVKHVVLLMMENRSFDSYFGTFKGVRGYGDRFAVPAPGGKNIFYQSYTKTSPATTYTPYHLDENQGNAQRAGSTPHSWADTQAAWDHGRMNRWPDAKNPLSMGYYEDAEVPFQRALADAFTLCDHYHCGMHTGTIANRLFYWTGTNGPNGSDPSEGGPVNVAVLNNQYNGGNDIGPSTEGWTWTTYADRLQKAGVRWKVYQSLIDNYGCNEMMSFRHWRAEIEKMPPSRRPLYVPKTDITQDASLAGPVYDPLTDDALSPLAKGFANTMPQGFLETFRADIQAGKLPDVSWIIPPSVYSEHPGPSSPVKGGWYVQEVLDALTSNPEVWSKTVLLVNYDENDGFFDHMPPPSAPSRNPDGTLAGGTTLRDDEMAVEYHDYTPATAQQPARDGRPYGPGPRVPLWVVSPWSRGGWVNSQVFDHTSTLMFLEKRFGVKEPQISDYRRAVCGDLTSAFNFDNPNNEPLPTLNGSSTKDQVDALTAAQQSAPKIAPPATPSMPAQATGVRPSRALPYELSVDIDAHPGRGTVELKFRNSGDAGAVFHVYDKLHLDRVPRRYAVEPRRSLQGNWAAGADDGGKYDLWVLGPNGFHRHFAGDLDALNGRRAPAPEVGFETDGRSGNVRLIVRNQGDSPVECTVKSNRAYGDLRARGGDFDARRDGSWTATVRPGHKAQMTLSLRDSGNWYDLRVTADSDASFVRRLAGRVETGRHSVSDPAMGLPDAF
- the rpmI gene encoding 50S ribosomal protein L35, which gives rise to MPKMKTKKSAAKRFQVRGSGSIKRGQAFKRHILTKKTTKNKRQLRGSAAVHETNVASVKAMMPFA
- a CDS encoding TauD/TfdA dioxygenase family protein is translated as MAIVVKPFARNFGADIVGAPPDLQVSDDDFRVIESAWAAHSILRFRGLDMSPEQHVAFSRRFGPLHIMTPLKFNLAGHPEIFVVSNASKDDPSRPIAQEQGAGDAGLKRAGEGFHTDGEDKRIPNAGSFLYAKSVPPERGDTLFADMYAAYEALPDKIKQAMAGRRARYSRIDLHHVYYPLMDPLTEEQKRERPDVCHPLARRHPVTGRTSLYIGRWACDIEGLPKDEGRALVRYLQEFARQPRFLFRQQWLPGDAILWDNRCTQHCATGFDDTRYVRTMHRTTLEGDEPRMAETSAALAL
- the pheT gene encoding phenylalanine--tRNA ligase subunit beta, with amino-acid sequence MQFPESWLRALVDPAIDTEELAHRLTMAGLEVEDLQTAAPPFSGVVVAHIVEIAPHPNADKLRVCQVDDGSGQPLQIVCGAPNAAAGLKVPLARVGAELPGEIKIGKAKMRGVESAGMLCSARELGLSQDHAGLLELPADSAPGTSLRDLLDLDDTLFTLKLTPNRADCLSILGVGREVAALTGAPLSVPAVEPVRPAFDDVLSVDIQAPDLCGRFAGRIIRGVNARAATPQWMKTRLERAGQRSVSALVDISNYVMLELGRPTHVFDLDKISGGLTVRWARAGESLKLLNGQEIALDQDVGVISAGDTVESLAGIMGGDATAVTLDTRNIYVEAAFWWPEAIAGRARRYKFSSEASHRFERGVDYENIPEHLEIITRLILDICGGECGPIQDQTVNVPRREPVSMRLSRCDRVLGVNIPRDEVAGIFTRLGLRHRIEGDVALVEPPSYRFDLAIEEDLIEEIARIHGFESIPDQPPMALAKMRVPPEARRSPHAVRRQMAALDYQEVVNFSFVEADWERDYAGNADPIKLLNPIASQLAVMRSSLLGGLVANIVHNANRKQSRVRVFELGRVFYRDASIADGELAVAGVRQPLKLAGAAWGPSVEEQWGTPTRQVDFYDVKRDVQALFGARGAELRFQAAPHPALHPGRGARISLDGQPIGWLGELHPRWAQKAELAHAPVLFELDVEAVLDGRLPQVRELSRQPVVVRDLALWVDAALPAQAMLDTIAQAVAQDPKLAIVQDARLFDVWREKTQADDSAKEKSLAFRFWLQDTDATLDDARVSDCLARLRDRLIDAHGARLRA
- a CDS encoding LysR family transcriptional regulator, translating into MNIRFLETVLWLARLRSIKATAEKLCITHTAISNRIASIESDLGVRLFVRSELGFEPTAEGRRFIDQAQIIIDDYQKLRRMMLDPAEMRGQVRVGAVSTLIPTLFPPLVKTIREEYPHISLSVTTQLSELLLAELDAGRRDIVLVSITPPAEAGVVIVPLLSFSMCFVASPSLGIPLDRPLSPQDLARYPVIGYPHGTPSQARLDSYFADEAQQTVVIHASAAVPTNVQMAASGIGICAVPRAVVRQEIDRGALVELPVVKPFVAVNYVAVFADREHSDLPRGVAALARQAAKLYCQASDPAWAWEDESTDAVQEDM
- a CDS encoding YifB family Mg chelatase-like AAA ATPase gives rise to the protein MSLAVLGSRALAGLRAVPVRVETHLAPGLPSFTVVGLADAAVRESRERVRAAIQNSGFEFPAGRLTVSLSPADLRKESARFDLPIAVGVLLASGQIPMPELLGRADTSCLSAMVLAGELSLTGVLVPIAAPLAIALGVAADHADATLVLPAASAAQAAHVPGLQVLSAATLGDVVAHLSGEAAMPRAVPAPWPEAADGPCLSDVRGQGGARRALELAAAGGHSLLMVGPPGAGKSMLAHRLPGLLPRLSLVQALEVSAIAGLAGGDATFSLRPPFRAPHHCATAAALVGGGTRPRPGEISLAHHGVLFLDELPEFDRRALEALREPLESGSVEIARAAHTLQYPARFQLIAAMNPCPCGWRGHPRIACRCTPEQAQRYRARLSGPLLDRIDLQIELPPPEPDWMDGPPGEASAAVRDRVLDCRARQQARQGKVNARLDPRELTLHCPLADDARVLLRQAMASLNASGRAAHRVLRVARTAADLEGEPVVGARHIAEGVQLRQPG
- the rplT gene encoding 50S ribosomal protein L20 — protein: MPRVKRGVTARARHKKVLNAAKGYRGRRGNVFRIAKQAVMRAGQYAYRDRRNKKRTFRALWITRINAAVREHGVTYSVFIAGLKKASIDLDRKVLADLAVRDKAGFAAIVQQAKAALSA